The following are encoded together in the Salvia hispanica cultivar TCC Black 2014 chromosome 6, UniMelb_Shisp_WGS_1.0, whole genome shotgun sequence genome:
- the LOC125194447 gene encoding vegetative cell wall protein gp1-like isoform X1, translating into MEARKGRRAFLWAAFAALLSLNLVVHVVSRPEHFDDQKTYYTPDPNAPTPPTVSPPHSSPPSHGTPPNNCGNNPPNRHGHSHGHHPSTPSGHNHSPPPTDPTPTPTTPYTPTPSTPTPTTPYTPTPTTPTTPTPTTPYTPTPTTPTTPDPSAQPPPTNYCGNPPSGAGHNPPPTDPTPTPTTPYTPTPSTPTPTTPYNPPHTPDPNAQPPPAVTPPHGSPPSHGGTPPAYCGNPPSGGGHHTPPPSGGGGYYHSPPPTDPTPTPTTPYTPTPSTPTPTTPYTPTPTTPTTPTPTTPYTPTHSTPPPSGGGGYYHSPPPTDPTPTPTTPYTPTPSTPTPTTPYTPTPTTPSTPTPTTPYTPTPTYGTPPSTPIDPGTPTTPYTPTPTYGTPPSTPIDPGTPTTPYTPTPTYGTPPSTPIDPGTPTTPYTPTPTYGTPPSTGTPTTPYTPTPTYGTPPSTPIDPGTPTTPGITVPSPPFSFDPNSPPFTCNYWRNHPQLIWGLFGWLGTVGSAFGGSTGTGTGIGIGNGTPPITGANMNLLEALSNTRTDGFGALYREGTAALLNSMANTRFPYTTNQVRDSFVRGLSSNQAAGAQAKLFKMANEGRMSP; encoded by the exons ATGGAGGCGAGGAAGGGTAGGCGCGCCTTCCTATGGGCTGCTTTTGCTGCACTGCTTTCGCTAAACTTGGTCGTCCACGTCGTTTCCAGACCCGAACACTTCGATGATCAGAAGACCTACTACACCCCCGACCCCAATGCACCTACTCCTCCTACAG TTAGTCCGCCACACAGCTCGCCACCGTCTCACGGAACACCTCCCAACAACTGTGGAAACAACCCCCCAAACAGACACGGCCACAGCCACGGCCACCATCCTTCAACGCCTTCAGGACACAACCATTCCCCTCCGCCAACGGACCCTACCCCGACTCCTACAACGCCTTACACCCCGACCCCCTCCACTCCAACCCCCACCACGCCTTACACCCCGACTCCCACAACGCCCACCACTCCAACCCCCACCACGCCTTACACCCCGACTCCTACAACGCCTACCACCCCCGACCCCAGTGCACAACCTCCACCTACCAATTACTGTGGCAACCCCCCAAGCGGAGCCGGACACAACCCTCCACCAACTGATCCCACCCCAACTCCCACAACGCCTTACACACCGACTCCCTCCACTCCAACCCCGACCACGCCTTATAACCCGCCTCACACCCCGGACCCCAATGCACAACCTCCTCCTGCAG TTACTCCCCCACACGGCTCGCCACCGTCCCATGGAGGCACGCCGCCTGCTTACTGTGGCAACCCCCCAAGCGGAGGCGGCCACCACACTCCACCCCCTTCCGGAGGAGGAGGATACTACCATTCCCCTCCACCAACCGACCCCACCCCAACTCCTACCACGCCTTACACCCCGACCCCCTCCACTCCAACCCCGACCACGCCTTACACCCCGACTCCCACAACGCCCACCACTCCAACCCCTACCACACCTTACACTCCGACCCACTCCACTCCACCCCCTTCCGGAGGAGGAGGATACTACCATTCCCCTCCACCAACCGACCCCACCCCAACTCCTACCACGCCTTACACCCCGACCCCCTCCACTCCAACCCCCACCACGCCTTACACCCCGACTCCCACAACGCCGTCCACCCCAACGCCCACCACACCTTACACTCCGACGCCAACCTATGGGACACCACCGAGCACTCCGATCGACCCGGGGACCCCTACTACACCCTACACTCCGACGCCAACCTATGGGACACCACCGAGCACTCCGATCGACCCGGGGACCCCTACTACACCCTACACTCCGACGCCAACCTATGGGACACCACCGAGCACTCCGATCGACCCGGGGACCCCTACCACACCCTACACTCCGACGCCAACATATGGGACGCCACCGAGCACAGGGACCCCTACCACACCCTACACTCCGACGCCAACCTATGGGACGCCACCAAGCACTCCGATCGACCCAGGGACCCCGACCACACCGGGCATCACGGTGCCATCGCCTCCATTCTCGTTTGATCCAAACTCCCCACCTTTCACATGCAA CTACTGGAGGAATCACCCCCAGCTAATATGGGGCTTATTCGGCTGGCTCGGAACCGTGGGAAGTGCGTTCGGAGGCAGTACTGGTACTGGTACAGGTATAGGTATCGGCAACGGTACCCCACCAATCACGGGGGCAAACATGAACTTACTCGAGGCTCTCTCCAACACTCGCACAGACGGTTTCGGAGCACTCTACAGGGAAGGCACGGCTGCTCTGCTGAACTCCATGGCCAACACGAGGTTCCCCTACACTACCAACCAGGTCAGAGATAGTTTCGTTCGAGGACTGAGCTCGAACCAGGCCGCGGGAGCTCAGGCGAAGCTCTTCAAGATGGCCAATGAGGGTAGAATGAGCCCCTGA
- the LOC125194447 gene encoding proteoglycan 4-like isoform X3 has product MEARKGRRAFLWAAFAALLSLNLVVHVVSRPEHFDDQKTYYTPDPNAPTPPTVSPPHSSPPSHGTPPNNCGNNPPNRHGHSHGHHPSTPSGHNHSPPPTDPTPTPTTPYTPTPSTPTPTTPYTPTPTTPTTPTPTTPYTPTPTTPTTPDPSAQPPPTNYCGNPPSGAGHNPPPTDPTPTPTTPYTPTPSTPTPTTPYNPPHTPDPNAQPPPAVTPPHGSPPSHGGTPPAYCGNPPSGGGHHTPPPSGGGGYYHSPPPTDPTPTPTTPYTPTPSTPTPTTPYTPTPTTPSTPTPTTPYTPTPTYGTPPSTPIDPGTPTTPYTPTPTYGTPPSTPIDPGTPTTPYTPTPTYGTPPSTPIDPGTPTTPYTPTPTYGTPPSTGTPTTPYTPTPTYGTPPSTPIDPGTPTTPGITVPSPPFSFDPNSPPFTCNYWRNHPQLIWGLFGWLGTVGSAFGGSTGTGTGIGIGNGTPPITGANMNLLEALSNTRTDGFGALYREGTAALLNSMANTRFPYTTNQVRDSFVRGLSSNQAAGAQAKLFKMANEGRMSP; this is encoded by the exons ATGGAGGCGAGGAAGGGTAGGCGCGCCTTCCTATGGGCTGCTTTTGCTGCACTGCTTTCGCTAAACTTGGTCGTCCACGTCGTTTCCAGACCCGAACACTTCGATGATCAGAAGACCTACTACACCCCCGACCCCAATGCACCTACTCCTCCTACAG TTAGTCCGCCACACAGCTCGCCACCGTCTCACGGAACACCTCCCAACAACTGTGGAAACAACCCCCCAAACAGACACGGCCACAGCCACGGCCACCATCCTTCAACGCCTTCAGGACACAACCATTCCCCTCCGCCAACGGACCCTACCCCGACTCCTACAACGCCTTACACCCCGACCCCCTCCACTCCAACCCCCACCACGCCTTACACCCCGACTCCCACAACGCCCACCACTCCAACCCCCACCACGCCTTACACCCCGACTCCTACAACGCCTACCACCCCCGACCCCAGTGCACAACCTCCACCTACCAATTACTGTGGCAACCCCCCAAGCGGAGCCGGACACAACCCTCCACCAACTGATCCCACCCCAACTCCCACAACGCCTTACACACCGACTCCCTCCACTCCAACCCCGACCACGCCTTATAACCCGCCTCACACCCCGGACCCCAATGCACAACCTCCTCCTGCAG TTACTCCCCCACACGGCTCGCCACCGTCCCATGGAGGCACGCCGCCTGCTTACTGTGGCAACCCCCCAAGCGGAGGCGGCCACCACACTCCACCCCCTTCCGGAG GAGGAGGATACTACCATTCCCCTCCACCAACCGACCCCACCCCAACTCCTACCACGCCTTACACCCCGACCCCCTCCACTCCAACCCCCACCACGCCTTACACCCCGACTCCCACAACGCCGTCCACCCCAACGCCCACCACACCTTACACTCCGACGCCAACCTATGGGACACCACCGAGCACTCCGATCGACCCGGGGACCCCTACTACACCCTACACTCCGACGCCAACCTATGGGACACCACCGAGCACTCCGATCGACCCGGGGACCCCTACTACACCCTACACTCCGACGCCAACCTATGGGACACCACCGAGCACTCCGATCGACCCGGGGACCCCTACCACACCCTACACTCCGACGCCAACATATGGGACGCCACCGAGCACAGGGACCCCTACCACACCCTACACTCCGACGCCAACCTATGGGACGCCACCAAGCACTCCGATCGACCCAGGGACCCCGACCACACCGGGCATCACGGTGCCATCGCCTCCATTCTCGTTTGATCCAAACTCCCCACCTTTCACATGCAA CTACTGGAGGAATCACCCCCAGCTAATATGGGGCTTATTCGGCTGGCTCGGAACCGTGGGAAGTGCGTTCGGAGGCAGTACTGGTACTGGTACAGGTATAGGTATCGGCAACGGTACCCCACCAATCACGGGGGCAAACATGAACTTACTCGAGGCTCTCTCCAACACTCGCACAGACGGTTTCGGAGCACTCTACAGGGAAGGCACGGCTGCTCTGCTGAACTCCATGGCCAACACGAGGTTCCCCTACACTACCAACCAGGTCAGAGATAGTTTCGTTCGAGGACTGAGCTCGAACCAGGCCGCGGGAGCTCAGGCGAAGCTCTTCAAGATGGCCAATGAGGGTAGAATGAGCCCCTGA
- the LOC125194447 gene encoding proteoglycan 4-like isoform X2, whose product MEARKGRRAFLWAAFAALLSLNLVVHVVSRPEHFDDQKTYYTPDPNAPTPPTVSPPHSSPPSHGTPPNNCGNNPPNRHGHSHGHHPSTPSGHNHSPPPTDPTPTPTTPYTPTPSTPTPTTPYTPTPTTPTTPTPTTPYTPTPTTPTTPDPSAQPPPTNYCGNPPSGAGHNPPPTDPTPTPTTPYTPTPSTPTPTTPYNPPHTPDPNAQPPPAVTPPHGSPPSHGGTPPAYCGNPPSGGGHHTPPPSGGGGYYHSPPPTDPTPTPTTPYTPTPSTPTPTTPYTPTPTTPTTPTPTTPYTPTPTYGTPPSTPIDPGTPTTPYTPTPTYGTPPSTPIDPGTPTTPYTPTPTYGTPPSTPIDPGTPTTPYTPTPTYGTPPSTGTPTTPYTPTPTYGTPPSTPIDPGTPTTPGITVPSPPFSFDPNSPPFTCNYWRNHPQLIWGLFGWLGTVGSAFGGSTGTGTGIGIGNGTPPITGANMNLLEALSNTRTDGFGALYREGTAALLNSMANTRFPYTTNQVRDSFVRGLSSNQAAGAQAKLFKMANEGRMSP is encoded by the exons ATGGAGGCGAGGAAGGGTAGGCGCGCCTTCCTATGGGCTGCTTTTGCTGCACTGCTTTCGCTAAACTTGGTCGTCCACGTCGTTTCCAGACCCGAACACTTCGATGATCAGAAGACCTACTACACCCCCGACCCCAATGCACCTACTCCTCCTACAG TTAGTCCGCCACACAGCTCGCCACCGTCTCACGGAACACCTCCCAACAACTGTGGAAACAACCCCCCAAACAGACACGGCCACAGCCACGGCCACCATCCTTCAACGCCTTCAGGACACAACCATTCCCCTCCGCCAACGGACCCTACCCCGACTCCTACAACGCCTTACACCCCGACCCCCTCCACTCCAACCCCCACCACGCCTTACACCCCGACTCCCACAACGCCCACCACTCCAACCCCCACCACGCCTTACACCCCGACTCCTACAACGCCTACCACCCCCGACCCCAGTGCACAACCTCCACCTACCAATTACTGTGGCAACCCCCCAAGCGGAGCCGGACACAACCCTCCACCAACTGATCCCACCCCAACTCCCACAACGCCTTACACACCGACTCCCTCCACTCCAACCCCGACCACGCCTTATAACCCGCCTCACACCCCGGACCCCAATGCACAACCTCCTCCTGCAG TTACTCCCCCACACGGCTCGCCACCGTCCCATGGAGGCACGCCGCCTGCTTACTGTGGCAACCCCCCAAGCGGAGGCGGCCACCACACTCCACCCCCTTCCGGAGGAGGAGGATACTACCATTCCCCTCCACCAACCGACCCCACCCCAACTCCTACCACGCCTTACACCCCGACCCCCTCCACTCCAACCCCGACCACGCCTTACACCCCGACTCCCACAACGCCCACCACTCCAACC CCCACCACACCTTACACTCCGACGCCAACCTATGGGACACCACCGAGCACTCCGATCGACCCGGGGACCCCTACTACACCCTACACTCCGACGCCAACCTATGGGACACCACCGAGCACTCCGATCGACCCGGGGACCCCTACTACACCCTACACTCCGACGCCAACCTATGGGACACCACCGAGCACTCCGATCGACCCGGGGACCCCTACCACACCCTACACTCCGACGCCAACATATGGGACGCCACCGAGCACAGGGACCCCTACCACACCCTACACTCCGACGCCAACCTATGGGACGCCACCAAGCACTCCGATCGACCCAGGGACCCCGACCACACCGGGCATCACGGTGCCATCGCCTCCATTCTCGTTTGATCCAAACTCCCCACCTTTCACATGCAA CTACTGGAGGAATCACCCCCAGCTAATATGGGGCTTATTCGGCTGGCTCGGAACCGTGGGAAGTGCGTTCGGAGGCAGTACTGGTACTGGTACAGGTATAGGTATCGGCAACGGTACCCCACCAATCACGGGGGCAAACATGAACTTACTCGAGGCTCTCTCCAACACTCGCACAGACGGTTTCGGAGCACTCTACAGGGAAGGCACGGCTGCTCTGCTGAACTCCATGGCCAACACGAGGTTCCCCTACACTACCAACCAGGTCAGAGATAGTTTCGTTCGAGGACTGAGCTCGAACCAGGCCGCGGGAGCTCAGGCGAAGCTCTTCAAGATGGCCAATGAGGGTAGAATGAGCCCCTGA